The DNA sequence GTGGAAATGAGCTGAAAGCTCATtaaacatgtatatatatatgttgggtcttgggcccagtTTTGGCCCGGTCCAACTCATTAGTATTTTTAGGTCCGTTTGGCTCACtttgggtcaaaacctttaagattagcgcccggttttcaattctaaattatatttattctttcaaaataataaatcaattttcaaaattttattttccaaaatatgcGGTACTGGACAGACTAAAGTCAgtactgccagcttaagcgccagtacgcacttttacaaaaacttttcgaagaaggtccattttccaactcagaaaaattcattgaaatcaaatttcacctttttattttcaaattaaaacttctaaattttgaatctattccgaacactaaaaacttattattttatcaaaatagtTTTACGTAAAAACTTCCGGTTCTTACATTATACACTTCCTTTAAGTGATCACCCAGGGCTCATACTGGTGTCTCAACCACTTCAAGAAGACAACTATGCTTATTGGTGCCGATCGATGCATCTTGCACTCAATGGAAATCACAAAATCGGGTTCATTGATGTCTCTCTACCAAAACCAGACCCCATTCTTGATCCAGTGCTTGCAGAACACATGGCAATACACCAACGATATCATCATTACTTGGTTGTTAAATTCGATTTCAAAAGATATCACAACAAGTGTGATTTACGTTGGCTCAGCTGCACTTTTATGGCAAGATCTGGAAGCTAGATTCTCCCAGAGCAACGCGCCTCAAATCTTTAAGTTAAAGAAATTACTGATGATGCTGACTCAAAGATCTCTCACTGTCTCACAATACTTCACAAAGCTGAAGATTCTTTGGAAAGAACTCAACACCTTTAAACCTCTTATTGCCTGTTCTTGCGGTGGAGTGAAGGTCATCCAAGCGTATCTCGATCAAGAGTACATCATGTTGTTCCTCATGGGCTTGAATGACAACTTGCCAAATGTGAAGAGCCAAATTCTGCTCTCAGATCCCCTACCTCCAATTGAAAAAATTTTCTCGCTAGTGCTGTAAGAGGAGAAACAACAAACACTCACTTCATTTCAACCACATCAACACATGGCTTTTGCtgtgaagcaagctccaagactcATGACAAATTCTGGATCTAAGATGAAAGGCAAGAAAAATTGTCCTTAATGTCCACACTGTGCCTATGTTGGCCACACAGAAGAAAAGTACTACAAATTGCATGGCTACCTACCCggctacttacaaagcaggaatACTCGCCAAGTCGCTCAGGTAAATCATGTCGACAAGATCGAGCCAACCCAAGAAAAATCAAGACTCCCTGCCAAGCAATGAATTCTCACTTACAGCATCATAATACAATCAATTAATGGCATTGCTTCAGACTCAGCAAGCAATGTAAGCCATAGAACTTGAAATCTATGCAGGTGAAATATTTTCTTCATGTAGGCAGTGTCTAGCTCCTGGATCATTGATTCAGAGGCAACCACACACATAACCAACACTTTTACTGCTCTAAACAACCCACAACCATTACTAAATCATTTTATAGCCTTACCAGATCAAACTAGAATTAAGGCCTTAGCCACGGGCAATGTCATTCTTAGCCTCTATCTAACTCTCTACAATGtcatttttattcctttttttttcgaGTGAATTTTATTCTTGTAAGTTCTTTACTAAAATCGTCTTCTTGCATGGTTACCTTTTTTACCTCTCTTTCATTATACAGGACAAGATCTCCAAGAAGGTGATTGGCAAAGGTGATGAGTTAGATGATTTGTTTGTCTGCAATCATCTTCCATAGCACCTTCCACACACATCATTGGTTCTTGTCATCAAGTGTCCTTTGTTAGTAGTGATGTTTGACATGCTTGTTTGGGTCAcacatttgaaaagattttgaataaATTGAGTCATGTTTTGTCATTAAAACCCATCAAATACAATCATTCAAATTGTCATGTTTGTCCTTTAGCAAAACTTAAGGTCTTTCTTTCCGGTCACAAAATAATTTCTGTAGTAATGTCTTTGAATTGATTCATTGTGATATTTAGGGCCTTTATCGTGCTTCCACATACAATAATATGAGATATTTCCTCACAATTGTGGATAATCATTCAAGATTTACTTGGACTTATCCTTTGAAACAAAAATCCGATGCTACTAatattattatgaattttgttaacATGGTTGAAACTCAATTTAGTGTTAAAGTAAAACAGATTCGATCTGACAATACCAACAAACTATTACTCACTGATTTTCTCCAGTCGAAGGGTATAATTCACCAATTTTCATGTGTAGAGAGACCCAAGCAGAATTCGATTGtagaaagaaagcatcaacacttgctTAATGTTGCAAGAGCCCTCTTTTTTCAGTTCAAGGCACCCATCGAATTTTGGGGAGAACGTATTCTTACTGCTACCTTTTTGGTGAATAAGTTGCCTAGTCCAGCCCTGCAGCACACTTCACCATATGAGAAATTATTCCTCAAGCAACAAGATTATCATGCACTACAAGTTTTCGGGTGTCTGGTTCATGCATCTATGTTATTATCTCAGAGGAACAAATTCTCTACAAAGGTTGTAAAAGCAATTTTTGTTGAATATCTTTCAGGGTATAAAGGATACAAATTATATGATTTAAAGGTAAAGAATTTCTTCATATCCAGAGATGTCACATTCAATGAAAGTGTATTTTCCTTCAGTGAGCTACTAGCTGATTAGTTCCCTTTCGTGGATAATTTCCCAGATGTGGTGATGCCTATAGTGCTTCAAGACACTTTTCTTTATGGCTCAGCACCAATTCAGCAATCCTTAGCCAATACTTTTGACCTTCATTACCCAGCAATATCTTTAACACCTAATTACAATCATGATATTATCCCTGAACCTCAACCATCTCAACCTATCCTTAGAAGATCTACTAGACTAACTAAACCTCCACAATATCTTCATGATTATCAATGCCACAATGTTGTCACCATAACCAATTCCAAACATTTGACCAAATCATACATGAATTTTGTAGCCAATGTAAATACCATACCTGAACCTGCTTTCTACCACCAAGCTGGGAAATACCCAGAATGGCGACAAGCCATGAATGAAGAGCTTTGGGCGATGGAAGAAACACATGGACCTTGGCACCTCTACCGCAAGGGAAACACACCATAGGTTGCAGATGGGTATACAAGGTAAAGTGTAATGCTGATGGATCAGTGGAGAGATACAAGACGAGGTTAGTTGCAAAGAGATATATGCAACAAGCTGGGACATATTACAAAGATACCTTTTCTCCAGTAGACTATTTGGGTTCTTCTATGACTAGCAACCATCAATAATTAGCTTTTGTTGCAAATAGACGTGAATAATACGTTCCTTAATGGTGTCCTCTTTGAGGAAGTATATGTGGATTTGCCTCTGGGATACAAGACCAATGAGTCGAATCTTGTGTGTAAATTGAATAAGTTCATCTATGGCCTGAAGCAAGCATCCA is a window from the Arachis hypogaea cultivar Tifrunner chromosome 17, arahy.Tifrunner.gnm2.J5K5, whole genome shotgun sequence genome containing:
- the LOC140180714 gene encoding uncharacterized protein produces the protein MLIGADRCILHSMEITKSGSLMSLYQNQTPFLIQCLQNTWQYTNDIIITWLLNSISKDITTSVIYVGSAALLWQDLEARFSQSNAPQIFKLKKLLMMLTQRSLTVSQYFTKLKILWKELNTFKPLIACSCGGVKVIQAYLDQEYIMLFLMGLNDNLPNVKSQILLSDPLPPIEKIFSLVL